One part of the Thermanaerothrix sp. genome encodes these proteins:
- the rpe gene encoding ribulose-phosphate 3-epimerase produces the protein MAGPVSVGAVRAMDRALLAPSLLSADLMDVKGSVDALGGAWDWLHVDVMDGHFVPNITFGPGFVRALRRSFPDAFLDVHLMVDAPEDFVVDFASAGADLLCVHVEASKHLHRLLGSIREAGAMVGLAVNPATPVEWTFPVLHMVDLVLVMSVNPGFGGQKFIPKTLDKTLELFRRRESEKLQFLIEMDGGIGEDNCRELVEKGCDVLVAGSAVLGAEEPGDAARRIMSLLGR, from the coding sequence GAGGGCCATGGACAGGGCCCTTCTTGCCCCGTCCCTTCTCTCCGCGGACCTCATGGACGTGAAGGGTTCCGTGGATGCCTTGGGGGGCGCGTGGGACTGGCTTCACGTGGACGTGATGGACGGCCACTTCGTGCCCAACATAACCTTTGGCCCGGGGTTCGTTAGGGCCCTAAGGCGCAGCTTTCCCGACGCGTTCCTTGACGTGCACCTGATGGTGGACGCTCCGGAGGACTTCGTGGTGGACTTCGCCTCCGCCGGTGCGGACCTATTGTGCGTCCACGTGGAGGCGTCGAAGCACCTGCACAGGCTTTTGGGCTCCATCCGGGAGGCTGGGGCCATGGTGGGGCTTGCGGTGAACCCTGCCACCCCGGTGGAGTGGACGTTCCCGGTGCTCCACATGGTGGACCTAGTGCTGGTGATGTCCGTCAACCCCGGTTTTGGGGGGCAGAAGTTCATCCCCAAGACGCTGGATAAGACTTTGGAGCTCTTCCGAAGGCGGGAGTCGGAGAAGCTTCAGTTCCTCATAGAGATGGACGGCGGCATAGGGGAGGACAACTGCCGGGAGCTGGTGGAGAAGGGATGTGACGTGCTGGTGGCGGGCAGCGCGGTGCTCGGCGCCGAGGAGCCCGGTGATGCCGCAAGGCGCATCATGTCCTTGCTTGGGAGGTGA
- a CDS encoding DUF4115 domain-containing protein, with amino-acid sequence MANFPEDGAARESLRSLGEALRAIREGQGLSLDDVERDIKIRRAFIEAIEAGDYGALPGMAYARGFVRSYCDYLKAPDLWPKFQGLLREDEPSLGAYAPPRTAFRRTSRWWLYALLVGAVGFASYLIFQQWQDFKLRMRESVIAKPAEVAPPREEALPLSSKDVSSLSEDLVAPEVSQDAEVVPDSASSHDAAGAASQDLSWMNGPAPAQGTQSADVAPSSGLAVTARKACWIKVSDLGDKGRVIFQGVLKEGESRSFTSQGVLRLRVGNAGAASLKTSAVEMDPLGPVGIPRTYYVLPDGTVSKDRPKTIR; translated from the coding sequence GTGGCGAACTTCCCAGAGGATGGGGCCGCCCGGGAGAGCCTCAGGAGCCTTGGCGAGGCCCTTAGGGCCATCAGGGAGGGACAGGGGCTCTCGCTGGATGATGTGGAACGGGACATCAAGATAAGGAGGGCCTTCATCGAGGCCATAGAGGCGGGGGATTACGGGGCCCTTCCGGGCATGGCCTATGCCAGGGGCTTTGTAAGGTCCTACTGCGACTATCTCAAGGCTCCGGACCTTTGGCCCAAGTTCCAGGGGCTTTTAAGGGAGGATGAACCCTCCCTTGGGGCCTATGCCCCGCCGAGGACCGCCTTCCGCAGGACCTCCCGCTGGTGGCTTTACGCCCTTCTCGTGGGGGCGGTGGGGTTCGCCTCGTACCTCATATTCCAGCAGTGGCAGGACTTCAAGCTCCGCATGAGGGAGTCGGTCATAGCAAAGCCCGCGGAGGTGGCCCCTCCCAGGGAGGAGGCCCTTCCCTTATCATCCAAGGACGTTTCATCCCTGTCGGAGGACCTGGTAGCTCCCGAAGTCTCCCAGGACGCGGAGGTGGTGCCCGATTCAGCATCTTCACATGACGCTGCCGGTGCTGCCTCCCAGGACCTGTCCTGGATGAACGGCCCTGCCCCGGCGCAAGGGACCCAATCCGCCGACGTGGCCCCCTCCTCCGGCCTTGCGGTCACGGCCCGGAAGGCCTGTTGGATAAAGGTCAGCGACCTTGGCGACAAGGGGCGGGTCATATTCCAGGGGGTTCTAAAGGAGGGGGAGAGCAGGTCCTTCACATCCCAGGGGGTGCTGCGGTTAAGGGTTGGAAACGCCGGAGCCGCTTCGCTCAAGACCTCAGCGGTGGAGATGGATCCTTTGGGGCCCGTGGGGATCCCCAGGACCTACTACGTGCTGCCCGACGGCACGGTTAGCAAAGATCGGCCCAAGACCATCCGGTGA
- a CDS encoding MiaB/RimO family radical SAM methylthiotransferase, which translates to MKDKTVFILSLGCAKNRVDSERFLKAALLRGYRKADRPEGAGLCVINTCGFLESAVKENLDAILEAEEMKRRGLIGSLAVVGCLVNRYGEELKELQVDFMGATECYREFGEFLDREVFVPQDTPGRAPIGEGEAVRYLKVAEGCSNRCSYCAIPMIRGPLRSLPVRDLLEEAEELLSQGAKEICLVAQDLTRYGEDIGVGLWDLLDPLERAVAGAAKLRLLYLHPLRVTRELVERVASSPVIHSYLDVPVQHASPRILSSMGRSMDFEDVVGVFRMAREVDPLFAMRTTLMVGYPGEEAEDFKMLLKFLEAARPDRVGAFVFSPEEGTGAFELPGRVGARTARSRLKALMELAAQVSLSRQRLFEGRELEVLVEGHEDGMGVGRSYREAPEVDGSVLIPDGSGLVAGRTYRVLVDEALEHDLVGSVVGEVC; encoded by the coding sequence TTGAAGGACAAGACGGTTTTTATTCTGAGCTTGGGCTGTGCCAAGAACCGGGTGGACAGCGAGCGGTTTCTAAAGGCCGCCCTTTTGAGGGGTTACCGGAAGGCGGATCGGCCCGAGGGGGCGGGGCTGTGCGTCATAAACACCTGCGGGTTCCTTGAGAGCGCGGTAAAAGAGAACCTGGACGCCATCCTTGAGGCGGAGGAGATGAAACGCCGGGGGCTCATAGGCTCGCTGGCGGTGGTGGGCTGCCTTGTGAACCGTTACGGCGAGGAGCTAAAGGAGCTTCAGGTGGACTTCATGGGCGCCACCGAGTGCTACCGTGAGTTCGGGGAGTTTTTGGACCGGGAGGTTTTCGTCCCCCAGGACACCCCGGGCCGCGCCCCCATAGGAGAGGGGGAGGCGGTGCGGTACCTCAAGGTGGCGGAGGGATGTTCCAACCGCTGTTCCTACTGCGCCATACCGATGATAAGAGGCCCCCTTCGGAGCCTGCCGGTTAGAGATCTCCTGGAGGAGGCGGAGGAGCTCTTGTCCCAGGGTGCCAAGGAGATATGCCTGGTGGCCCAGGACCTCACCCGCTACGGAGAGGACATAGGGGTGGGGCTTTGGGACCTTTTGGACCCCTTGGAGAGGGCCGTGGCGGGGGCGGCGAAGCTGCGGCTCCTCTACCTTCATCCCTTGAGGGTCACCAGGGAGCTTGTCGAGCGGGTGGCTTCGTCCCCGGTGATCCACAGCTACCTGGACGTTCCGGTTCAGCACGCGTCGCCGAGGATACTCTCGTCCATGGGGCGTTCGATGGATTTCGAGGACGTGGTTGGGGTCTTCCGGATGGCCCGGGAGGTGGACCCTCTCTTTGCCATGAGGACCACCCTGATGGTGGGCTACCCTGGGGAGGAGGCTGAGGACTTTAAGATGCTCCTTAAGTTCCTGGAGGCCGCCCGGCCGGACCGGGTTGGGGCCTTCGTGTTCTCCCCCGAGGAGGGGACCGGGGCCTTTGAACTGCCCGGGAGGGTGGGGGCAAGGACCGCCCGAAGCCGTCTTAAGGCCCTGATGGAGCTGGCGGCCCAGGTGTCCCTTTCCCGCCAGCGGCTCTTCGAGGGGCGGGAGCTGGAGGTGCTCGTTGAGGGCCATGAGGACGGGATGGGGGTGGGCCGTTCCTACCGGGAGGCCCCGGAGGTGGACGGATCGGTTCTGATCCCCGACGGCTCGGGTCTTGTGGCGGGCAGGACCTACCGGGTTTTGGTGGACGAGGCCCTGGAGCACGATCTTGTGGGGTCCGTGGTAGGGGAGGTGTGTTGA